A region of the Kribbella sp. NBC_01245 genome:
ACGTCGACGGCCTGTGCGGGCAGGGCGCCAAGTTCGATGTGGCTCGCCCCGGGGATGTGCCCGCTGTGGAACTCGCTGTCCTGGCGCACGTCCAGCATCGCGGCCCCTGTCACTTGATCGGGCCTCAGCAGCGGTGTCGAGGTGGTCGGCCCTTGCCATGCCGCGAGACCGCCGGCGAGTTCACCGGCGGGCGGAGCGAAGCCGATCTTCACTGCCTGCCAGACCAGGTCGGCCAGGTCCTGCTCTGGGTTGCGGACCACGATGTACGGCGTGGCCGGATCGAGCAGCCATCCGAGCCACGACGCGAACTGCGCTCGCAGCGGGATCGACACAGCGCCAGGGATGTGGCCGGCGGCGAAGTCGCGCACTGGCCGCACGTCGACCAGTACTGCTCCGCCCGCCAGCAGGGATTCGATGCGTCGCTCGTCCATCCCCGGAACGATCGGGTCGGTCGCGATGGTGCGGCCGCGGCGGTTCAGCTCGGCCAGTCGCAGGAAGTACGGCGGGAAACTCCCTAGCCCGGCCAGCAACTGCGCTACGAAGGCGTCCTCATCTGGAGCGGCGAGCAACGCATTCGTCGCTTTCTCCCGGCCGATCGTGGTGACCCGCTCGCCGCCGGTCGGTGCAGAGCAGAACGATCCGGCCCCGTGAGTCGGCCACACCGGCGTCCGATCGGGCAGTTCGGCGAGCCGTCGCAGCGACCGGTACTGCGCCCGAGTCAGTTCCTCGGTCTGCTCGGCACCCGCCAGGTCGGTGCGGGCGGCACCGCCGACGATCAGTGACCCGCCGGTGAACACACCGAGCAGCGAGGAACCGTCAAGCAGCTGGAACGCCAAATGCTCCCCGGTGTGCCCGGGCGTCGCGAGTGCCCGCAACGTCAACCCACCTAGATCCACCTCGTCGCAGTCGGTCAGCCCGGTGTGGGCGAACTCCCGCCGGCCGGCGGCCGAGGCCAGCACCCGGGCGCCCTCGGTCGCGGCCAACTGCACTGCGCCGGACATGAAGTCCGCGTGCAGGTGCGTATCCGCCGCGAACGCCACCGTCAACCCATGCCGATCCGCCGTGGCACGCAGGGCTCGCAGGTCCAGGCACGGATCCACGGCGACCGCCCGGCCGTCGCCCAGATCAACGAGGTACGACGAGTTGCCCAGTCCGTCGTCCACGACCGGAATGATCATCTTGCTTGTTTCAACGGCCACTCCTACACTATTCCATGAATCTTTGGAGGACTGTCAATGGGTTATCTGGTGGCCAAGGCGGCACTGTTCGAGCAGTTCGCGCAGGTCGGCAAGGCGCTCGGCAGCGCCAAGCGCCTCGAGTTGCTTGATCTGCTGGCCCAGGGCGAGCGGTCGGTCGAAGTGCTCGCGGGCCGGGCCGGCCTGGGGCTGACCACCGCATCCAATCACCTGCAGTTGCTGCGGCAGGCCGGACTGGTGGTCACTCGCAAGGAAGGCACGAAGGTCTACTACCGGCTGGCCGGAACTGATGTGGCCGCGCTGTGGGCGCAGCTGCGCGACGTCGCCTCGGCGCATCTGGCGGAGGTGGACCGGTCCCGTCGCGCGTATCTGGGCGACGATGACGTTGCCGAGGTGACCCGAGACGAGTTGCTGCGTCGACTGGAAGCCGGTGAAATCACGGTCGTCGATGTCCGCCCCAGCGAGGAATACACCGCGGGCCATATCCCCGGCGCGGTGTCGATCCCCCTCGACGAGCTCGCCGACCGGCTGGCCGAACTCCCCGCCGGTACGACGATCGTGGCGTACTGCCGCGGCCCGTACTGCGTGATGGCCAACGAAGCCGTGCGCATTCTCACCGCCAAGGGGCTGTCCGCGGCGCGCCTGAACGACGGGATGCTCGAGTGGCGTCTGGCCGAACTCCCGGTCGCGAGTTGACGGCAGGGAGGCGTGGTGGGCATCGACGAGACTCTGAAGCGGGTGCGTTCGGGCTTACCGCGACTGCACCCCGCGGAGGCGTACGCAGCCAGCGATGACGAGGACACGTACATCGTCGACACGCGGCCTGAATTCCAGCGACGTGCAGCCGGGGAGATCGCCGGGGCAATCGTCATCGAACGGAATCACCTCGAGTGGCGCCTCGACCCCAGCTGCGATGCCCGGATCCCCGAAGCCATCAACGCGGACATCCGTTGGATCGTCCTGTGCGAGGGCGGCTACTCCTCAAGCCTCGCAGCCGATTCACTGCGCCAGATCGGCCTTCACCGCAGTACCGATGTCATCGGCGGCTTCAACGCCTGGCGAGCCGCAGGCCTGCCGATCACTCGACCCGACCCCGCCTCGCAACCCAGGTCCGGCGGCGAGGGCCCGGGCAGCTGAGCCGAGATTACGTGAGGTCTATCCGGGTGGTGTGCCACAGTCCGGTCACTGCAACGACGAGCCCGTAGACGGCCAGCACTACGCCGCCTTGCCAGGGTTGGAGGAAGTCCTGGTCGGTAAGGGTGATCTGGGTCAGGGCACTGGCCGACGGACCCGGCAGATACACGGTCCAGTCATGCAGGGCTGGGATGCGGGTGACGATCGGTTCGGCGACAAACAGGTAGACCAGTAGACCGACCACGGCGGCGACCTGGTCGCGCAGCATCGCACCCAGGCCCACGCCCAGTACGGCGAAAGCGGTGACCGCGGCGATGACACCGGCCAAGGTTGCGGGGATCCCGTTGCCGACAAGCGTCGGGTCGATATCGCGCGCGTTCAGCCACGGCCACGCGATCGCGGTGACGACGGCGATACAGGCCATGCCGTAGGCGGCGCCGACCAGGGCGTAGGTGATCAGCTTCGCGACCACCACGCGTGAGCGGTGGGGCGTGGTCAGGAAGGTCGTGGTGGCAGTGCGGTGACGGTACTCGGCGGTGATTCCGATCGCCGCCAAAACCGCGACGAGGGTCTGCGCTCCGCCGGCTGCCGTGCCGAACAGCAACCGCTGACCCGCTGCGGTCGCCAGGGGCGGAGCGAGGGTGTCGGGGTCGTCGTTGAAGGCGATGTTCAGGCTCGCGAACAGCGCGGTCAACGCCATGGTGGCCAGCAGCAGCCAGAGCCACAGCCGGGTGGACAGGAGTTTGGCGAACTCGCCGCGAACCAGCCGGATCATCAGAGTCCCACCTCCGAAGCGTTGCTGCCTGTCTGGTCCCGGCTGCCGGCGCCGGAGGTCAAGGTGAAGAACAGCCGTTCCAGGTCACCGTCTCGTTCGGCCAGCCACTGCAGTTCGACGCCCGCAGTGAACGCGGCACGCCCCACCGCCGCCGCGTCCAGGCCGCTGACCAGCAGCCGCCCGCTGTCGTCGTGGTCGACGCTTACGCCTTCGTGGTCGGCGAGTACGGCGCGAAGCGCGTCGGACCGACTGGCGCGGACCTCGACCACCACCCCTTGCGTGCCGGCCAGCCCTGCCACCGGCCCCTGGAAGCGCAGCTGGCCGCCGTCGATGATCACGACATGGTCAACCAGTTGCTGCATCTCGGTCAGGACATGGCTGGACACCAGCACCGTGCGCCCCTGGCCGGCCAGCTCACGCAGCAGTCGCCGCATCCACACGATCCCTTCGGGGTCCAACCCGTTAGCCGGCTCGTCGAGCACCAGCACCTGAGGGTCGCCCAGCATTGCGACGGCCAGCGCGAGCCGCTGCCGCATCCCTAGTGAGTAGCCGCCGATACGGCGACCGCCGGCCGCGGCCAGCCCGACCAGTTCGAGAACCTCTTCGGCTCGTTGCGGCGCAAGGCCGTTGACAGCGCAGTACACCTGCAGGTGAGCTCGACCAGTGCGGGCCGGATGGAAGCCCGAGGCATCGAGCGCGGCCCCGACCACAGTGGAGGGTTCGGGAATGTCGCGGTAGGTGAGGCCCGCGATGGTGGCGGCGCCCCGGTCGGGGCGGATCAGACCGAGCAGCATCCGCAGCGTAGTGGTCTTCCCAGCTCCGTTCGGTCCAAGGAAGCCGGTGACCGCGCCGGGCTCGACGCTGAACGTCAAGTCGTCGACCGCTCGCACGGCGCCGAACGACTTCGACAAGCCGCGCACCTCAATTCCCGCTGCGGTGCCCCGGCTTGGATGGCCTTCGCCTGCCCCGACCTCGGCGAGGCTAGGCGACAGCTGTCTGCTCATGGCGACTACGATGAACTGTTAACAGGCAAGTGTCAACACTGCTGTAAACAGTTCGAAGGGATGAACTATGACCAAGCCAGGCGAGGGCAAGCTGCTGAAGCGGCCCGAGCGGCGTCGCGCACTGATCCAAGCCGCGGCGCGCGCCTTCGCCCGAGGCGGCTACGCCGCTACCAACCTGGACGACGTCGCGACCGAAGCCGGCGTCAGCCGGGTGCTCATCTACCGGCATTTCGAGTCCAAGACCGAGCTGTACGAGGCCGTGCTGGCTGATGTCAGCGACCAACTGCGCACCGCCACCGGCCATCCGCACCACACAACCACGAACAGCCTCGAAGGGCTGGTCTTCGCAGCGCAGGACAACCCCGATGGGTTCCGTCTCTTCTTCCGCCAATCCGGCCAGGAACCGGAGTTCCGCCGGCACGCCGACGAACTGCGCGCGGCGATGAAAGCCACCGCTCAGCCGTATCTGGAGCAAGTCATCCACGACGAAGCCCGCCTGCGATGGGCATCCGACCTGATCCCGACCATTGCGGTCGAAGCTGTCATTGCCTGGCTCGACGCCGGGTGCCCGTCGCCAGAGACCGCCGCCGACACCATCACGCACATCATCGGCAGTGCGGTCACCGCTATCGCGTCACCTGCCGGCGACCAGCACAGCTAGTGTCCTGCGCCGGAGGACACTAGGGAGCAGCCGTGGTGAGGCCGCGCGGCTCGGCGGCGACCCGAAGGAGACCCGCTGCTGGTGGCAGCATGCGGCGTATGGGTGTTGGGATGGCGGGGTTGGCCGCAGGGGTGCGCGAGGCCGTGGCCGGGAGTCTTGGGGTGGGGACGGCGCCTGGGGCGGTGTTGGCGGTCAGCCGGGGTGGGGAGACGTGGGTGGAGGCGGTTGGGCGGGCGTCGGTTGGTGGGGCGCCGATGCCGGATGACGCGGTGATGCGGATCAGCTCGATGACGAAACCGCTGGTCGCCGTACTGACTTTGATGCTGGCTGAGGACGGCGTACTCGCGCTGGCCGATCCGGTCGAACGTTGGCTGCCCGAGTTGGCGGATCGCCAGGTGGTACGACGGCTCGACGGGCCTCTTACCGATACCGAGCCGGCCGGGCGGAGCATCACCGTCGAGGACTTGCTGACGATGCGGATGGGATTCGGTTTCGCGTTCGAGGTCGAGGGCTGTCCGGCCGCGGAGGCCGCCGCGGCGCGTGGGCTCGGGATGGGACCGCCGCTGCCTTCGGCCATCACGCATAGCCCGGACGAGTGGCTCGCGCGATTCGCCGAACTGCCGTTGATGGATCAGCCGGGACGGACTTGGCGGTACGACGTCGCGTTCGCCGTGTTGGGTGTGCTGCTGGCGCGTGCCGGGCAGGCGTCGTTGCCCGAGCTGATGCGGACTCGCGTCCTGGCGCCGCTTGGAATGACCAGCACCGGGTTCGTCGTACCGGATGACGCGCGGCTGGTTCCGTCGTACGTCTCGGACGGCGCGGGTGCACTGGTCCTGTTCGATCCGGTGGAGGGCAGCGAATGGCGCGAGCCGCCGGTGTTTCCGCATGCGGGTGGTGGGATGGTGTCGACGGCTGCGGATTACCTGCAGTTCGGCGAGTTCATGCTTGCCAGGGGCGCGGGGTTGCTCGGCGAGGAGTCGATCCGGGCGATGACGACCGATCAGTTGACGCCCGAGCAGCGCGCCGGCGGCCCGGCCGGGATCTTCCTCGATGGGGACGGCTGGGGGTACGGGGTGTCGGTGAACGCGAAGCGGTACGGCTGGGGCGGCGGCCTCGGCACCAGCTGGTACGCGTATCCCGAGCACGATCTCACCGCTGTACTGCTGACCCAGATGATGCCACCATCCGAGTCGGTGGCGACCGCTTTCTGGTCCACGATCGAGGCTGAGCTCTGAGCCGAATTGACCTGGTGGGGCTGGACACTGGACCTCGTTAGGGAGGTGGGGGCGGGTGTCAGACGAGATTCCGCGGGCGGAGCCGAAGGTCGAGGCGGTGTTCGCGCCTGGGCTGCCGACGACGGTGCGGAAGTTGTACGGGGACGATCCGGCCGATTTCACGCCTGCCGGTAGCCCCGCGCCGACGAAGCAGTCCGGCATCGAGGCCGAACGCGGCGTTCAGTCGGCCGCGTTCGGCTTCTTCGCGGTCGTGGCCGTCGGTCTCTGGTTTGCGTCGCGGTGGTTCTTCGAGCTGTTTCTGCCGCACGCGGTCGTGCTGGGTCTCTCGATCGTTATCGGCATCGCCGAGGGGCTGTTCCTGCTGTGTGCCTTCTTCGCGGTGAGCGACGAGACCGTGGGCCGGAAGGTCGCGCGCGAGCACCACGGGGAGTACCTGCTGCCGGAGGACTTCGACGGCGTGGCGCAGCCGTTGATGATTCGCGCCCAGGAGGCGGTCAAGGCCGTGCGGGCCGCCGCGGTGACCAAGGCGGGATTGCTGGACGACATCGAGCACGAGGTCGTACTGCCCGAACAACTCTGGGATATCGGCCTGCTCCTGCACCGGCAATCGGTCCTGCGCGAGCGGTTGCGGGAGGTGCGCGGCGGGGTCGATCACCCGTCGGTGTTCGCAGTGCTGCAACCGCAACGCGACGCCTTGGACCAGTCGGTCGCCGCCGCGGTCAACAAGGTCGAAGCGCTCGAGCGGTACGCCGCCAAGGTCCGCGACGCCGACGGTGCGTTGCTGGCGCAGGGCGTGATGCGGGAGGCGTTGCGGGATAGCGACAAGTACCTGGAGTTGCTGGCCGCGACTGGGACCGCCGCGGACACGAGTCTGATTGACGACCTCGGCGAGGACGCGTCGAAGGTGACGGACATGCTGACCCAGAGCATCGCCGAGGTACGCGACACCGGCCTCGAACTGGTCCGCCCCACCGACAGCATGCGACCGACCGACGAGGACCGGGCCTAGGGCTTTAGGCCTCAGGTGCGGCGGTGATGATGACGTAGTCGGCGGTCATCTGGAAGGCGAGTGGGTCTTCGTTGACCTCGTTGATGCGTTCGGTGATCAACGCCTCCAGGCCGGCCAGCTTGGCCTCGCCGTCGGGCAACGCGGACAGCGCCGCCGTACCCCCGATCGCCATCGGGTGGCGGCCCTGTTCGCTGGTGAACTCGTCGATCGAGGCCGCGGTGAAGATCAGCTTCGCCGGCGTCACCTCGCCTTTGAAGCCGTGCTCGGCGAAGACCGGGCCGAGATCGTCCGGGTGATGCCAGCGGAACCCCTGCTCCGGCTCGGGCCCGCCCAGGGCGGTTCGCATGTACTCGAAGATGGCGCCGTTGAACCGGTGCAGCGGACCGGTCGGCGTCCACGCGCTGAAGACGATCCGCCCGCCCGGCGCCGTCACGCGGACGCACTCGCGGATCGCGGCCGCCGGATCCGGCGCGAAGATCATCCCGAAGACGGAGATCACCGCATCCGCCGAACCATCCGCCATCGGCAACGCGGCCGCGTCACCCTTCACGAACCGCACCTGCTCGGCGAATCGATCGCGGACCCGCTCGGTACCGACGGCCAGCAACCGCTCGGCCGGGTCGACTCCGGTCACGACCGCACCACGCTCGGCGGCCGCGATGGACGCGTTGCCCGTGCCACAACCGACATCGACGACGACTTCACCGACCTCCAGCTCGGCGGCATCCACCACCGCCCCCGCGGCCGGCGCCAGCCTTGCCGCGGTCAACTCGTACTCCCCCAAGCCCCAGTCAAGCTCCATGCGACAACCCCCGATCAGCGTTCACCCTTGTAGCGGATACTCGCATCACATCACGCCACTCCAAACGGTCAAGCCGTTATGCCTTTCGAGGCGTTGGAGCGCTAGGGCAGGTGGTCACAAAGAGGCGGATTCATCTTCCACCACGGCACCGGTGAGCGAGTTCAGGAGATAGACCTGCGCGCCGGCTTCGGGGTCGCGGGCTTGCAGGGTGTGGAACATCGGCGAGGCCGGACCGCCCAAGTCGACGACGGTCGCGCCTGCGCCCTTGACCGCTCGATCCAGGCCAGGCAGGGCGGTGAGATCGATACGCGTTATTACGCCGGGGGTCGCCCAGACGGGTACGCCCTGGAGTAGGCCGGTCAGCTGCAGGTGGAAATGCCCGCACAGCACAACATGTACGTCGCTGCCGGCCACGGCCGCGCCGAGATCCGCCGGGTTTCGCAGGCCGACGGACTTCATGAATGGCGACGAATGGACCGCGATCGGCGGATGGTGCAGGACCACGATCGTCCCAGCCGGCGCTGGTTCGGCAAGGGTGGTGCGCAGCCATTCCAACTGGTCTTCGCCGACATGGCCGTGGACCGAGCCGGGGACGAGGCTATCCAAAGTGATCACCCGCAGTCCTGACACCTCACTGACCGCCGCGCGCACCTCGCTCGTCGCGTCGAGGAGGCGGCCGATGTCGGTGCCGTCCGGGCTCAGGTGGCCCGAGCCCAGGACCGAGGCGAATGGCTTACGGATGTCGTGGTTGCCGGTGGTGTAGACGTGCGGGATACCTCGCTCGGCAGCGAATCGGCCGACCCGGTCCAGCACACCGACGTACCCCTCGACACTGCCGTCGTCCGCGAGATCACCACTCACGACGACCAGGTCGATATCCGGGACAAAGCGAGCGTCGTACAGGATCCGATCCAGGGACGCGCCGGCATCGACGCCGTAGTTGTCGACGCCCGGCGCCGCCAGATGCGGATCGGACAAGTGCAGTACACGGTGGGTCATGACGGCTCCTCATCGGTGATGAGGAGCACCCAGGCGGTCGATGCTCCGACTTCCACTCCCCGGTGGTGATCCACCTGCGCCAGTCGTGTCAGGCAAAGGTACGACGGTCGCCGGGCCATCGCAGGTCAATTACCGGCGGCGGGTCAGTTCTGGCGGTCGGCGAGGAAGGACTCCCAGGTGTGGGCGCCCTTGGGTGCGTCGAGGGTGAGGTTGTCACCGGCGCGATACGCCTTGCCCGCCTTGCCGGGAATGCGGACCGGCAGCT
Encoded here:
- a CDS encoding MBL fold metallo-hydrolase, whose translation is MAVETSKMIIPVVDDGLGNSSYLVDLGDGRAVAVDPCLDLRALRATADRHGLTVAFAADTHLHADFMSGAVQLAATEGARVLASAAGRREFAHTGLTDCDEVDLGGLTLRALATPGHTGEHLAFQLLDGSSLLGVFTGGSLIVGGAARTDLAGAEQTEELTRAQYRSLRRLAELPDRTPVWPTHGAGSFCSAPTGGERVTTIGREKATNALLAAPDEDAFVAQLLAGLGSFPPYFLRLAELNRRGRTIATDPIVPGMDERRIESLLAGGAVLVDVRPVRDFAAGHIPGAVSIPLRAQFASWLGWLLDPATPYIVVRNPEQDLADLVWQAVKIGFAPPAGELAGGLAAWQGPTTSTPLLRPDQVTGAAMLDVRQDSEFHSGHIPGASHIELGALPAQAVDVTGPVVVMCGHGERAMTAASILERAGQAPAGVLDGGPHDWADSSGQALA
- a CDS encoding ArsR/SmtB family transcription factor, coding for MGYLVAKAALFEQFAQVGKALGSAKRLELLDLLAQGERSVEVLAGRAGLGLTTASNHLQLLRQAGLVVTRKEGTKVYYRLAGTDVAALWAQLRDVASAHLAEVDRSRRAYLGDDDVAEVTRDELLRRLEAGEITVVDVRPSEEYTAGHIPGAVSIPLDELADRLAELPAGTTIVAYCRGPYCVMANEAVRILTAKGLSAARLNDGMLEWRLAELPVAS
- a CDS encoding rhodanese-like domain-containing protein; the encoded protein is MGIDETLKRVRSGLPRLHPAEAYAASDDEDTYIVDTRPEFQRRAAGEIAGAIVIERNHLEWRLDPSCDARIPEAINADIRWIVLCEGGYSSSLAADSLRQIGLHRSTDVIGGFNAWRAAGLPITRPDPASQPRSGGEGPGS
- a CDS encoding ABC transporter ATP-binding protein, with the translated sequence MSRQLSPSLAEVGAGEGHPSRGTAAGIEVRGLSKSFGAVRAVDDLTFSVEPGAVTGFLGPNGAGKTTTLRMLLGLIRPDRGAATIAGLTYRDIPEPSTVVGAALDASGFHPARTGRAHLQVYCAVNGLAPQRAEEVLELVGLAAAGGRRIGGYSLGMRQRLALAVAMLGDPQVLVLDEPANGLDPEGIVWMRRLLRELAGQGRTVLVSSHVLTEMQQLVDHVVIIDGGQLRFQGPVAGLAGTQGVVVEVRASRSDALRAVLADHEGVSVDHDDSGRLLVSGLDAAAVGRAAFTAGVELQWLAERDGDLERLFFTLTSGAGSRDQTGSNASEVGL
- a CDS encoding TetR/AcrR family transcriptional regulator; the protein is MTKPGEGKLLKRPERRRALIQAAARAFARGGYAATNLDDVATEAGVSRVLIYRHFESKTELYEAVLADVSDQLRTATGHPHHTTTNSLEGLVFAAQDNPDGFRLFFRQSGQEPEFRRHADELRAAMKATAQPYLEQVIHDEARLRWASDLIPTIAVEAVIAWLDAGCPSPETAADTITHIIGSAVTAIASPAGDQHS
- a CDS encoding serine hydrolase domain-containing protein, with translation MGVGMAGLAAGVREAVAGSLGVGTAPGAVLAVSRGGETWVEAVGRASVGGAPMPDDAVMRISSMTKPLVAVLTLMLAEDGVLALADPVERWLPELADRQVVRRLDGPLTDTEPAGRSITVEDLLTMRMGFGFAFEVEGCPAAEAAAARGLGMGPPLPSAITHSPDEWLARFAELPLMDQPGRTWRYDVAFAVLGVLLARAGQASLPELMRTRVLAPLGMTSTGFVVPDDARLVPSYVSDGAGALVLFDPVEGSEWREPPVFPHAGGGMVSTAADYLQFGEFMLARGAGLLGEESIRAMTTDQLTPEQRAGGPAGIFLDGDGWGYGVSVNAKRYGWGGGLGTSWYAYPEHDLTAVLLTQMMPPSESVATAFWSTIEAEL
- a CDS encoding class I SAM-dependent methyltransferase — translated: MELDWGLGEYELTAARLAPAAGAVVDAAELEVGEVVVDVGCGTGNASIAAAERGAVVTGVDPAERLLAVGTERVRDRFAEQVRFVKGDAAALPMADGSADAVISVFGMIFAPDPAAAIRECVRVTAPGGRIVFSAWTPTGPLHRFNGAIFEYMRTALGGPEPEQGFRWHHPDDLGPVFAEHGFKGEVTPAKLIFTAASIDEFTSEQGRHPMAIGGTAALSALPDGEAKLAGLEALITERINEVNEDPLAFQMTADYVIITAAPEA
- a CDS encoding metallophosphoesterase family protein, which produces MTHRVLHLSDPHLAAPGVDNYGVDAGASLDRILYDARFVPDIDLVVVSGDLADDGSVEGYVGVLDRVGRFAAERGIPHVYTTGNHDIRKPFASVLGSGHLSPDGTDIGRLLDATSEVRAAVSEVSGLRVITLDSLVPGSVHGHVGEDQLEWLRTTLAEPAPAGTIVVLHHPPIAVHSSPFMKSVGLRNPADLGAAVAGSDVHVVLCGHFHLQLTGLLQGVPVWATPGVITRIDLTALPGLDRAVKGAGATVVDLGGPASPMFHTLQARDPEAGAQVYLLNSLTGAVVEDESASL